Proteins encoded within one genomic window of bacterium:
- a CDS encoding antibiotic biosynthesis monooxygenase — MILVANRIHVADAHRDAFESMLETRVALVDSMPGFVAIHLLRPTAAGQPYVILTQWRSRSSFEAWTHSEEFRRGHARIGTLPAGTFTQHPHLEIHEVFHSAPPSEAAGHGASA; from the coding sequence ATGATCCTGGTCGCCAACCGCATCCACGTCGCCGACGCGCACCGCGACGCATTCGAGTCGATGCTGGAGACCCGCGTCGCGCTGGTCGACTCGATGCCGGGCTTCGTCGCCATCCACCTGCTGCGCCCCACCGCCGCTGGGCAGCCGTACGTCATCCTCACCCAGTGGCGTTCGCGGTCGTCGTTCGAGGCCTGGACCCATAGTGAGGAGTTCAGGCGCGGACACGCCCGCATCGGTACCCTGCCGGCGGGGACCTTCACCCAGCACCCGCACCTCGAAATCCACGAGGTGTTCCACAGCGCGCCGCCATCCGAGGCCGCGGGCCATGGCGCATCGGCCTGA
- a CDS encoding ABC transporter substrate-binding protein, which yields MRPSAVILTLCAALGTGTAGAATDPPQRLVTIGGDVTEIVYALGAGDHVVGADTSSVHPPATAALPKIGYQRQLSAEGVLALRPTLILASDQAGPPAALDQLRAAGVRVDVIPTADSADGAANKIAQVAARLDRAAEGERLIAAMRGALAAAERERAVATSAPRVLFVYARAGSLAVAGRDTGPDAMIRLAGGRNAVAEIEGFKALTSEAVVAAAPDVLLMLSRGVDAAGGAAAIWTQPGLAQTPAGQARRLVVMDDLYLLGFGPRLGDAVRDLGRHLHPEVAAR from the coding sequence ATGAGACCGTCTGCCGTCATTCTCACCCTCTGCGCCGCGCTCGGGACCGGGACCGCCGGCGCCGCCACCGATCCGCCGCAGCGGCTGGTCACCATCGGCGGCGACGTCACCGAGATCGTCTACGCGCTCGGCGCCGGCGACCATGTCGTCGGCGCCGACACCTCCAGCGTCCATCCGCCCGCCACCGCTGCCCTGCCGAAGATCGGCTATCAGCGCCAGCTCTCCGCCGAGGGCGTGCTGGCCCTGCGGCCAACGCTGATCCTCGCCAGCGATCAGGCCGGACCGCCGGCCGCGCTCGACCAGCTCCGCGCTGCTGGCGTGCGGGTCGACGTCATCCCCACCGCCGACAGCGCCGACGGCGCCGCCAACAAGATCGCGCAGGTCGCCGCGCGGCTCGATCGCGCGGCGGAGGGCGAGCGACTGATCGCCGCCATGCGCGGCGCCCTCGCCGCGGCCGAGCGCGAGCGCGCGGTGGCCACGTCGGCGCCGCGCGTGCTCTTCGTCTATGCCCGCGCCGGCAGCCTGGCGGTCGCCGGGCGCGACACCGGGCCTGACGCGATGATCCGCCTCGCCGGCGGCCGCAACGCCGTCGCCGAGATCGAGGGGTTCAAGGCCCTGACCTCCGAGGCGGTGGTGGCGGCAGCGCCGGACGTGCTCCTGATGCTCAGCCGCGGCGTCGACGCCGCCGGCGGCGCCGCCGCCATCTGGACCCAGCCCGGCCTCGCCCAAACCCCCGCCGGCCAGGCGCGCCGGCTCGTGGTCATGGACGACCTGTACCTGCTCGGCTTCGGACCGCGCCTCGGCGACGCCGTGCGCGACCTCGGCCGCCACTTGCACCCGGAGGTCGCGGCCCGATGA
- a CDS encoding TonB-dependent receptor plug domain-containing protein → MHASRTFVPLAVLVVSLCGVAALAQAPAADPPTPPETARDGNPPSDDTTTDAPPAGARREERGPRLTTLDELVVEADKPLSAASSQVIRARDYALRPHSTTQEILNNVPGLTVVQHQGGGKAVQYLIRGFDADHGTDFALFTDGIPVNMVTHGHGQGYADLNYLIPETVNNLQLFKGPYFVELGDFSLAGALKITTKDEFRESFALAEGGSFDTQRYVLGGSVPVPWGKNLLAAEVYNSNGPFENPQNYWRYNGFGKVTITQAADQKLQFLGSVYSGDWDGSGQIPARVVGSQPGDIGRFGSLDSSEGGHTDRENLSMLWSYDPGDGASWTGQLWGSRYHLRLFSDFSFFQNTGLRFYTMPGSNQVIDRCAGLGVTCPQAPNPSIPNAQYVPGDGIEQTDTRLLFGGFLQYNRFYSVGGVPWLGNVPMQSELGISTRRDQIDVSLRNQVRRNPYFTVNDVGVGEQSLSGWWGQQIFLTDWARLEGGVRGDVFFFNVGNHLPQQGLDPNFESVYIDGTNVKGLPSPKANLVLGPWYDTEYYLNFGYGFHSNDARSVILTGTDGLAQGYGYEAGVRTRQFDRLDMAAAIWLLDLDSELVFSGDAGNVDADLDPVTSNFIPGPPTRRWGVDFETRYQLTDWLFADYDLTFADPHFRSEVCVPDLSSPTGQDCGTDIPLAPRLVMNGGLTAEFTEGWASGFGAALRFRYLGSRPANEQNTLTAQGWTLLDLLLRYRWRNVEASLALTNLTDTAWREAQFAESTCVNQRSGLDFNSPPSTGQPCPVQGSRPATNTFADGIDGISFTPGNPFGARGGLQVFF, encoded by the coding sequence ATGCATGCGAGCCGGACCTTCGTCCCGCTCGCGGTGCTCGTGGTGTCGTTGTGCGGCGTCGCCGCGCTGGCGCAAGCGCCCGCCGCCGATCCGCCCACGCCACCCGAGACCGCACGCGACGGCAACCCACCATCCGACGACACCACCACCGACGCGCCGCCCGCCGGCGCGCGGCGCGAGGAGCGCGGGCCGCGCCTGACGACGCTCGACGAGCTGGTGGTCGAAGCCGACAAGCCGCTCAGCGCCGCCTCGTCGCAGGTCATCCGCGCCCGCGATTACGCCCTGCGGCCGCACTCCACGACGCAGGAGATCCTCAACAACGTCCCGGGTCTCACCGTCGTCCAGCACCAGGGCGGCGGCAAGGCGGTGCAGTACCTGATCCGCGGCTTCGACGCCGACCACGGCACCGACTTCGCGCTGTTCACCGACGGCATCCCGGTGAACATGGTCACCCACGGCCACGGTCAGGGCTACGCCGATCTGAACTACCTGATCCCGGAGACCGTGAACAATCTGCAGCTCTTCAAGGGACCGTACTTCGTCGAGCTCGGCGACTTCTCGCTCGCCGGAGCGCTGAAGATCACCACCAAGGACGAATTCCGCGAGAGCTTCGCCCTCGCCGAGGGCGGCTCGTTCGACACCCAGCGCTACGTGCTCGGCGGCTCGGTGCCGGTGCCCTGGGGCAAGAACCTGCTCGCCGCCGAGGTCTACAACAGCAACGGCCCGTTCGAGAACCCGCAGAACTACTGGCGCTACAACGGCTTCGGCAAGGTGACGATCACCCAGGCAGCGGATCAGAAGCTGCAGTTCCTGGGCTCGGTCTACTCCGGCGATTGGGACGGCTCCGGCCAGATCCCGGCTCGAGTCGTCGGCAGCCAGCCCGGCGACATCGGTCGCTTCGGCTCGCTCGATTCCAGCGAGGGCGGGCACACCGACCGCGAGAACCTCAGCATGCTGTGGAGCTACGACCCGGGCGACGGCGCGAGCTGGACGGGACAGTTGTGGGGCAGCCGCTACCACCTGCGCCTGTTCTCGGACTTCTCCTTCTTCCAGAACACCGGGCTGCGCTTCTACACCATGCCGGGGAGCAACCAGGTCATCGACCGCTGCGCCGGACTCGGCGTCACCTGCCCGCAGGCGCCGAACCCGTCGATCCCCAACGCGCAGTACGTCCCCGGGGACGGCATCGAGCAGACCGACACCCGCCTGCTGTTCGGCGGCTTCCTCCAGTACAATCGTTTCTACTCGGTCGGCGGCGTGCCGTGGCTCGGCAACGTGCCGATGCAGAGCGAGCTCGGGATCTCGACCCGCCGCGACCAGATCGACGTCTCGCTGCGCAACCAGGTGCGGCGCAACCCGTATTTCACCGTCAACGACGTCGGCGTCGGCGAGCAGTCGCTGAGCGGCTGGTGGGGACAGCAGATCTTCCTCACCGACTGGGCCCGCCTCGAAGGCGGCGTGCGCGGCGACGTCTTCTTCTTCAACGTCGGCAACCACCTGCCGCAGCAGGGCCTCGATCCCAACTTCGAGTCCGTCTACATCGACGGCACCAACGTCAAAGGCCTGCCCAGCCCCAAAGCCAACCTCGTCCTCGGTCCCTGGTACGACACCGAGTACTACCTCAACTTCGGCTACGGCTTTCACTCCAACGACGCCCGCAGCGTCATCCTCACCGGCACCGACGGGCTGGCCCAGGGCTACGGCTACGAGGCGGGGGTGCGCACCCGCCAATTCGACCGCCTCGACATGGCGGCGGCGATCTGGCTGCTCGACCTCGACAGCGAGCTCGTCTTTTCCGGCGATGCCGGGAACGTCGACGCCGACCTCGATCCGGTGACCAGCAACTTCATCCCCGGCCCGCCGACCCGCCGGTGGGGCGTCGACTTCGAGACCCGCTACCAACTCACCGACTGGCTCTTCGCCGACTACGACCTGACCTTCGCCGACCCGCACTTCCGTTCCGAGGTCTGCGTTCCCGATCTCAGCAGTCCCACCGGCCAGGATTGCGGCACCGACATTCCGCTGGCGCCGCGCCTGGTGATGAACGGCGGCCTCACCGCCGAATTCACCGAGGGCTGGGCCAGCGGCTTCGGCGCCGCCCTGCGCTTCCGCTACCTCGGCTCGCGGCCGGCCAACGAGCAGAACACGCTCACCGCCCAGGGCTGGACCCTGCTCGACCTGCTGTTGCGCTATCGCTGGCGCAACGTCGAAGCCTCGCTCGCGCTCACCAACCTGACCGATACCGCCTGGCGCGAGGCGCAGTTCGCCGAGTCCACCTGCGTCAACCAGCGCAGCGGCCTCGACTTCAACAGCCCGCCGAGCACCGGCCAGCCGTGCCCCGTGCAGGGCAGTCGCCCGGCGACCAACACCTTCGCCGACGGCATCGACGGCATCTCGTTCACCCCCGGCAACCCGTTCGGAGCACGCGGCGGACTGCAGGTCTTCTTCTGA
- a CDS encoding DoxX family protein, with the protein MSRIKTILLWIMAAFYVVAGVMHFIRPDVYMPMMPPYLPWHRGLILLSGAAEIGLGLAVLSARLRPYAAWGIILLLIAVFPANIHIALNNVPLFGNPEGAGIWNWVRLPLQGVLALWAWWYA; encoded by the coding sequence ATGTCCCGCATCAAGACGATCCTGCTCTGGATCATGGCCGCCTTCTACGTCGTCGCCGGCGTCATGCATTTCATCCGCCCCGACGTGTACATGCCGATGATGCCGCCGTACCTGCCCTGGCATCGGGGCCTCATCCTGCTCTCCGGCGCGGCGGAGATCGGGCTCGGCCTGGCGGTGCTGAGCGCGCGCCTGCGGCCCTATGCGGCGTGGGGCATCATCCTGCTGCTCATCGCGGTCTTCCCGGCCAACATCCACATCGCGCTCAACAACGTGCCGCTCTTCGGCAATCCCGAGGGCGCCGGGATCTGGAACTGGGTCCGACTGCCGCTGCAGGGCGTGCTGGCGCTCTGGGCCTGGTGGTACGCATGA
- a CDS encoding TonB-dependent receptor, producing MLVLAPVARHAAGAAVIGFVAMLCAPALTPSRAQETAPPPEAAAEPVHALDDIVVTGTRTEYSVDEAPVPVQVISRQEIEAVSARDIAQALNRIPGIYVRQNEQFGLGASTVRMQGTNANQVAVLRNGRRFRGGVNGVVDLRDIAVEDVERIEVIRGPASSIYGSDAMGGVINIVTREGSTEPHASLTTAAGTADSLLVEASHGWRLGPIGYFLSYQHNEVALAQLYGAISRQFEDSNATQVRNDLSVDLDYEPATGHLLSLNADYNPIREGPDSTRANTTIGGDWRWRLSEAWEPTFGASWYGFTRDNSLPGFEEDTRYSDVVAEPRVLRTIASGLCGESHLLTAGDRFRYETIDSRGFGVSPDVDQYAWLNSAYLQDEILIGERVSTVLGTSIDAHRLYGADLNPRLSVAWRPTRDYRLTGIVARGYRAPNLLELYSEDINTPSPGFGYAILGNPNLQPETDLAWNLQLDFQPLVGVSGFLIFYRHDFDDLIFINSVCGISGLPPCPAGGPQQVFQYQNAARALAQGIELTVSTDFSAMPWWPLTAHRLRLDLSYGYLDSQCESGCPLGSDGDALPFRPPNRFLPALSYEYLPLGSALQVWGEYEDNMYAALPNDPPTLPGTDGNTVIAAHWLWSVKLSAQLDRLLWFIDQDGGLGPALRYTTVFLEGQNIFDNRVEAPTLGQMGAVVSRRAFLAGVQFEL from the coding sequence ATGCTCGTGCTCGCCCCCGTGGCGCGCCACGCCGCGGGGGCGGCCGTGATCGGATTCGTCGCCATGCTCTGCGCCCCCGCGCTCACACCGAGCCGCGCCCAGGAGACGGCGCCGCCGCCCGAAGCGGCAGCGGAGCCGGTGCACGCCCTCGACGACATCGTCGTCACCGGCACGCGCACCGAATACTCGGTCGACGAGGCGCCGGTGCCCGTGCAGGTGATCTCGCGCCAGGAGATCGAAGCGGTGTCGGCGCGCGACATCGCGCAGGCGCTCAACCGCATCCCCGGCATCTACGTCCGCCAGAACGAGCAGTTCGGCCTCGGCGCCAGCACCGTGCGGATGCAGGGCACGAACGCCAACCAGGTGGCGGTGCTGCGCAACGGCCGCCGCTTCCGCGGCGGCGTCAACGGCGTCGTCGACCTGCGCGACATCGCCGTCGAGGACGTCGAACGTATCGAGGTCATCCGCGGCCCGGCGTCGAGCATCTACGGCAGCGACGCGATGGGCGGCGTGATCAACATCGTCACCCGCGAGGGCAGCACGGAGCCGCACGCGTCGCTGACCACCGCCGCCGGCACCGCCGACAGCCTGCTGGTGGAAGCCAGCCACGGCTGGCGCCTGGGACCGATCGGCTACTTTCTGTCGTACCAGCACAACGAGGTGGCGCTGGCGCAGCTCTACGGAGCGATCAGCCGCCAGTTCGAGGACTCGAACGCCACGCAGGTGCGCAACGACCTCTCGGTGGACCTCGACTACGAACCGGCGACCGGGCATCTCCTCAGCCTCAACGCCGACTACAACCCGATCCGCGAGGGGCCGGACAGCACGCGCGCCAACACCACCATCGGCGGCGACTGGCGCTGGCGCCTGAGCGAGGCCTGGGAACCGACCTTCGGCGCCAGTTGGTACGGCTTCACCCGCGACAACTCACTGCCGGGCTTCGAAGAGGACACCCGGTACAGCGACGTCGTCGCCGAGCCGCGCGTCCTGCGCACCATCGCCAGCGGCCTCTGCGGGGAGTCGCACCTGCTGACCGCCGGCGATCGCTTCCGCTATGAGACGATCGACAGCCGCGGCTTCGGCGTCAGCCCCGACGTCGACCAGTACGCCTGGCTGAACAGCGCCTATCTGCAAGACGAGATCCTGATCGGCGAACGGGTCTCGACCGTGCTCGGGACCAGCATCGACGCCCACCGCCTCTACGGCGCCGACCTGAACCCGCGCCTCAGCGTCGCCTGGCGTCCGACGCGCGACTATCGGCTCACCGGCATCGTCGCCCGCGGCTACCGAGCCCCCAACCTGCTCGAGCTCTACAGCGAGGACATCAACACCCCGTCGCCCGGCTTCGGCTACGCCATCCTCGGCAACCCGAACCTGCAACCGGAAACCGACCTGGCGTGGAATCTCCAGCTCGATTTCCAACCGCTGGTCGGCGTCAGCGGCTTCCTCATCTTCTACCGCCACGACTTCGACGACCTGATCTTCATCAACTCGGTCTGCGGGATCAGCGGCCTGCCGCCCTGCCCGGCCGGCGGCCCGCAGCAGGTCTTCCAGTACCAGAACGCGGCGCGGGCCCTCGCCCAGGGCATCGAGCTGACGGTGTCCACGGACTTCTCGGCGATGCCGTGGTGGCCGCTCACCGCCCATCGCCTGCGGCTCGATCTGAGCTACGGCTATCTCGACTCGCAGTGCGAGAGCGGCTGCCCGCTCGGCAGCGACGGCGACGCGCTGCCGTTCCGTCCGCCCAACCGCTTCCTGCCGGCGCTCAGCTACGAGTACCTGCCGCTCGGCAGCGCGCTGCAGGTCTGGGGCGAGTACGAGGACAACATGTACGCGGCCTTGCCCAACGATCCGCCGACCCTGCCCGGCACGGACGGCAACACGGTCATCGCCGCCCACTGGCTGTGGAGCGTCAAGCTCAGCGCCCAGCTCGACCGCCTGCTCTGGTTCATCGATCAGGACGGCGGCCTCGGCCCGGCACTGCGCTACACCACGGTCTTCCTCGAAGGGCAGAACATCTTCGACAACCGCGTGGAGGCGCCGACGCTCGGGCAGATGGGCGCCGTGGTCAGCCGCCGCGCCTTCCTCGCAGGAGTGCAATTCGAGCTATGA
- a CDS encoding metallo-mystery pair system four-Cys motif protein, with product MRNASRIILACGLALAAAAASRARAHEHTPGLDTNGQCVGDADGNGVVAVNELITAVNNALGGCPERPVAIEFKGMVGDRPFACGQSYSGIGTGDSQFVPSDFRFYVSDVRLVTPGGTEVPVQLEQDGIWQYQNVALIDLENGAGACAAFGNEATNTTLRGTVPPGVYTGLTFNLGLPFDLNHGNAATAPSPLNFTAMFWNWQFGYKFVRVDTADDKFRIHLGSTGCVGEGPSRPPTSCSAPNVATVALGSFDITHDVVIADLKALLSQNDIDENAPNTDPGCMSSPTDADCGPLFNSFGLAFPAGTPISGQRFFRAGRPATDDGHREVFVASTEENGGALLLHPEFDTSEAIPASLSDCLGGSDDECTGGTQVFTTVNPGIEPLAESEPDESLYALAADTPVTLEITALDAGLTMRLGDTTLDRVGATVLLGSAPDFHADMQAQLALPTGTPTRSYSVSFKVTTTASGYESSSDLTLSFTPAEGSAHHN from the coding sequence ATGCGCAACGCATCCCGCATCATCCTGGCCTGCGGACTCGCCCTCGCGGCGGCCGCCGCCTCCCGTGCCCGGGCGCACGAGCACACGCCCGGCCTCGACACCAACGGCCAGTGCGTCGGCGACGCCGACGGCAATGGCGTCGTCGCCGTCAACGAGCTGATCACGGCGGTGAACAACGCCCTCGGCGGCTGCCCCGAGCGCCCGGTCGCGATCGAGTTCAAGGGCATGGTCGGCGACCGGCCCTTCGCCTGCGGGCAGTCGTACTCCGGCATCGGCACCGGCGACTCGCAGTTCGTGCCGTCCGACTTCCGCTTCTACGTCTCCGACGTCCGCCTGGTCACCCCGGGCGGCACGGAGGTGCCGGTGCAGCTCGAACAGGACGGCATCTGGCAGTACCAGAACGTCGCCCTGATCGACCTCGAGAACGGCGCCGGCGCCTGCGCGGCGTTCGGCAACGAGGCGACCAACACCACCCTGCGCGGCACCGTGCCGCCGGGCGTCTACACCGGTCTCACGTTCAACCTCGGTCTGCCGTTCGACCTCAACCACGGCAACGCCGCCACCGCGCCGTCGCCGCTCAATTTCACGGCGATGTTCTGGAACTGGCAGTTCGGCTACAAGTTCGTCCGCGTCGACACCGCCGACGACAAGTTCCGCATCCACCTCGGCAGCACCGGCTGCGTCGGCGAGGGACCGAGCCGGCCGCCGACGTCCTGCTCGGCGCCCAACGTCGCGACCGTCGCGCTCGGCAGCTTCGACATCACCCACGACGTCGTCATCGCCGATCTCAAGGCGCTGCTGTCGCAGAACGACATCGACGAGAACGCCCCCAACACCGACCCGGGATGCATGTCGTCGCCGACTGACGCCGACTGCGGACCGCTGTTCAACAGCTTCGGCCTCGCCTTCCCCGCCGGCACCCCGATCAGCGGCCAGCGCTTCTTCCGCGCCGGCCGCCCCGCGACCGACGACGGCCACCGCGAGGTCTTCGTCGCCTCGACGGAGGAGAACGGCGGCGCCCTCCTCCTGCACCCCGAATTCGACACCAGCGAAGCGATCCCCGCTTCGCTCTCCGACTGCCTCGGCGGCAGCGACGACGAGTGCACCGGCGGCACGCAGGTCTTCACCACGGTGAACCCCGGTATCGAGCCGCTCGCCGAGAGCGAGCCCGACGAATCGCTGTACGCGCTGGCGGCCGACACGCCGGTGACCCTGGAGATCACCGCCCTCGACGCCGGCCTGACGATGCGCCTCGGCGACACCACGCTCGACCGCGTCGGCGCCACCGTGCTGCTCGGCAGCGCGCCCGACTTCCACGCCGACATGCAAGCCCAACTGGCGCTGCCCACCGGCACCCCGACGCGCAGCTACTCGGTGTCCTTCAAGGTCACCACCACCGCCTCCGGCTACGAGAGCTCCAGCGACCTGACGCTGTCCTTCACGCCGGCCGAGGGCTCTGCGCACCACAACTAG
- a CDS encoding TonB family protein has translation MEQRSELAAPPRTWIGRRSAVTTALSGALHLAALLALATATLRIADPERDIIPLIIREPAPLPLPGAPSAPTLGEPAANVAPVEPPQPQPAVIPRPAPRAQPAAPAPKPKIAARPKPAAKPAPPPPPAAEPAAAAPVAAAPELGSGVGGAMGVAGGAPGGRHGGRLGGHGDDVFRPDQVAVAPSVLSVVQPVYPAIARARGQQGVVVVQAIIDRSGDIEGDSLRVLQSQPPFDDAALAAFRRWRFRPGRDDHGSAVRVIVQQPIRFQLR, from the coding sequence ATGGAGCAGCGAAGCGAGCTGGCGGCGCCGCCGCGCACCTGGATCGGGCGGCGCAGCGCCGTGACGACGGCGCTCTCCGGGGCGCTGCACCTCGCCGCGCTGCTGGCGCTCGCCACGGCGACGCTGCGCATCGCCGACCCCGAGCGCGACATCATCCCGCTGATCATCCGCGAACCGGCGCCCCTGCCCCTGCCCGGCGCCCCGAGCGCGCCGACGCTCGGCGAGCCGGCGGCGAACGTCGCGCCGGTCGAACCACCGCAGCCACAGCCTGCCGTCATCCCGCGACCCGCGCCCAGGGCGCAGCCGGCGGCACCGGCGCCCAAGCCGAAGATCGCCGCCAGGCCGAAGCCGGCGGCGAAACCCGCCCCGCCACCGCCGCCCGCCGCCGAGCCGGCGGCGGCGGCGCCGGTCGCTGCCGCGCCCGAGCTCGGGAGCGGCGTCGGCGGCGCCATGGGGGTCGCCGGCGGGGCGCCGGGCGGCAGGCACGGCGGCCGCCTCGGCGGACATGGCGACGACGTCTTCCGCCCCGACCAGGTGGCGGTGGCGCCGTCGGTCCTGAGCGTGGTGCAGCCGGTCTATCCGGCGATCGCGCGCGCCCGCGGCCAGCAGGGGGTGGTCGTCGTGCAGGCGATCATCGACCGCAGCGGCGACATCGAGGGCGACAGCCTCAGGGTGCTGCAGTCGCAACCGCCCTTCGACGACGCCGCCCTCGCGGCCTTCCGCCGCTGGCGCTTCCGGCCCGGCCGCGACGACCACGGCAGCGCCGTGCGCGTGATCGTCCAGCAGCCGATCCGCTTCCAGCTCCGCTGA
- a CDS encoding anti-sigma factor: protein MIVPGRPHGSLRSTPMTIRDDIHHDLPHDPTRRRYEGDPTAAAALEKDPALAAALRRRLLARLGGEAGPPPRVVRRGGRWQVPLAAAVALLLSILGYREIGFRAERARTSATLSALQYALTAREGELAAANVTLARQERDVAELRAALAAAQASAAILDHPGLRMVSLKTTVDGQPAEGHVLLSPPTGRALFYAFGLPALAAAEVYELWWMTEKAGPLRAAIFHPDAQGVARADPSLPDDAGAVRGAMVTVEAAGGAPAPRGSVVLQGDAP, encoded by the coding sequence ATGATCGTTCCGGGCCGGCCGCACGGCTCGCTGCGCTCGACGCCAATGACGATCCGCGACGACATCCATCACGACCTGCCGCACGACCCCACCCGGCGGCGCTATGAGGGGGATCCAACCGCCGCGGCGGCGCTGGAGAAGGATCCGGCCCTCGCCGCGGCCCTGCGTCGCCGGCTGCTGGCGCGCCTGGGCGGCGAGGCGGGGCCGCCGCCGCGGGTGGTCCGACGCGGCGGCCGCTGGCAGGTGCCGCTGGCGGCGGCGGTGGCGCTGCTGCTGTCGATCCTCGGCTATCGCGAGATCGGCTTTCGCGCGGAGCGCGCCCGCACCAGCGCGACGCTGTCGGCGCTGCAGTACGCCCTCACCGCCCGCGAGGGCGAGCTGGCGGCCGCCAACGTCACGCTGGCGCGGCAGGAGCGCGACGTCGCCGAGCTGCGCGCCGCGCTCGCCGCGGCGCAGGCCTCGGCGGCGATCCTCGATCATCCCGGGCTGCGGATGGTCTCCCTGAAGACCACCGTTGACGGGCAGCCGGCGGAAGGACACGTCCTGCTCAGCCCGCCGACCGGCCGGGCGCTCTTCTACGCCTTCGGGCTTCCGGCGCTCGCCGCGGCCGAGGTCTACGAGCTGTGGTGGATGACCGAGAAGGCGGGGCCGCTGCGGGCCGCGATCTTCCACCCCGACGCGCAGGGCGTCGCACGCGCCGACCCGTCGCTGCCCGACGACGCCGGTGCCGTCCGGGGGGCGATGGTGACCGTGGAAGCCGCCGGTGGCGCGCCCGCGCCCCGGGGCTCGGTGGTGCTGCAGGGCGACGCGCCCTGA
- a CDS encoding iron ABC transporter permease, with product MTLLAPAAEPRRGARLPRAVPLAVLAALVPLAVLAALGIGAVPIAPADLLALVAARGGWGTATWADASRQDAVLFAIRLPRALFGALAGATLAGGGAAVQALFRNPLADPALIGTAAGAALGAATAVVALTPAPAWAPDWLRLAALPAAAFLGGLAATAAVYGIANRDGRTAPATLLLAGIAVNALAGAGTGLLAFAANDAQLRSLTFWTLGSLGSVTWQGLGIAAPLLVASLLGLLASARPLNLLLLGEREARHLGIDVERLQRRTVLLMALGVGAAVALSGVIAFVGLVVPHLVRLAGGPDHRVVIPGSMALGAALLVGADVAARTAVAPAELPLGVVTALVGAPFFLFLLRRARVEE from the coding sequence ATGACCCTGCTGGCGCCGGCGGCCGAGCCCCGCCGCGGGGCGCGGCTGCCGCGCGCCGTACCGCTGGCCGTGCTCGCGGCGCTGGTGCCGCTCGCCGTGCTGGCGGCGCTCGGCATCGGCGCGGTGCCGATCGCCCCGGCCGATCTGCTCGCGCTCGTCGCGGCGCGCGGCGGCTGGGGCACGGCGACGTGGGCCGACGCGTCCCGCCAGGACGCGGTGCTGTTCGCGATCCGCCTGCCGCGGGCGCTGTTCGGCGCCCTCGCCGGCGCGACCCTCGCGGGCGGCGGCGCCGCGGTGCAGGCGCTGTTCCGCAATCCACTCGCCGATCCGGCCCTGATCGGCACCGCCGCCGGCGCCGCGCTCGGCGCGGCGACCGCCGTCGTCGCGCTGACTCCGGCGCCGGCGTGGGCGCCCGACTGGCTGCGCCTGGCGGCGCTGCCGGCGGCGGCCTTCCTCGGCGGCCTCGCCGCCACCGCCGCGGTGTACGGCATCGCCAACCGCGACGGCCGCACGGCGCCGGCGACCCTGCTCCTCGCCGGCATCGCGGTCAACGCGCTCGCCGGCGCCGGCACCGGCCTGCTCGCCTTCGCCGCCAACGATGCCCAGCTCCGTTCCCTCACCTTCTGGACGCTCGGCAGCCTCGGCAGCGTCACCTGGCAGGGGCTCGGCATCGCCGCGCCCCTGCTCGTCGCCTCGCTGCTCGGGCTCCTGGCGTCGGCGCGGCCGCTGAATCTCCTGCTGCTCGGCGAGCGCGAGGCGCGCCATCTCGGCATCGACGTGGAACGCCTGCAGCGCCGCACCGTGCTGCTCATGGCGCTCGGCGTCGGCGCGGCGGTAGCGCTGAGCGGCGTCATCGCCTTCGTCGGCCTGGTCGTGCCGCACCTCGTCCGTCTCGCCGGCGGGCCGGACCATCGCGTGGTGATCCCCGGCTCGATGGCGCTCGGCGCCGCGCTGCTGGTCGGCGCCGACGTCGCGGCGCGCACCGCCGTCGCCCCGGCAGAGCTGCCGCTCGGCGTGGTCACCGCGTTGGTCGGCGCGCCGTTCTTCCTCTTCCTGTTGCGGCGGGCCCGGGTCGAGGAGTGA